One segment of Streptosporangium brasiliense DNA contains the following:
- the argF gene encoding ornithine carbamoyltransferase: MTDNRTGSTPARHFLRDDDLSPAEQAEVLDLAQAMKKDRYGYRPFEGPQTVAVLFDKPSTRTRISFAVGIGELGGLPLIIDAGSSQMGRGESIEDTARVLERQVGAIVWRTSGQERIEAMASASSVPVVNALTDEFHPCQILADLQTVREHLGRTAGLTLTYLGDGANNMAHSYLLGGVLAGMHVRIASPAGYQPDPEILRRAGELAAGTGGSVTVLPDAGVAADGADVIATDTWVSMGQDGKEQRVADLAPFQVNAELMGRAAPGAIVLHCLPAYRDLEIAADVLDGPQSVVWDQAENRLHAQKALLHWLVSATRQAAGAGGHDTLGMRPENGAVR; encoded by the coding sequence ATGACTGACAACCGCACCGGTTCCACGCCGGCCAGGCACTTCCTGCGCGACGACGACCTGTCGCCCGCCGAGCAGGCCGAGGTGCTCGACCTGGCCCAGGCCATGAAGAAGGACCGCTACGGCTACCGGCCGTTCGAGGGCCCGCAGACCGTCGCGGTGCTCTTCGACAAGCCGTCCACCCGGACCCGGATCTCCTTCGCCGTCGGCATCGGCGAGCTCGGCGGCCTCCCCCTGATCATCGACGCCGGATCCTCGCAGATGGGCCGGGGCGAGTCGATCGAGGACACCGCCCGGGTCCTGGAGCGCCAGGTCGGCGCCATCGTGTGGCGCACCTCGGGACAGGAGAGGATCGAGGCCATGGCCTCAGCGTCCTCGGTGCCCGTCGTGAACGCCCTCACCGACGAGTTCCACCCCTGCCAGATCCTCGCCGACCTGCAGACCGTCAGGGAGCACCTCGGCAGGACCGCCGGGCTCACCCTGACCTACCTCGGAGACGGCGCCAACAACATGGCCCACTCCTACCTGCTGGGCGGGGTCCTGGCCGGCATGCACGTGCGGATCGCCTCCCCGGCCGGATACCAGCCGGACCCGGAGATCCTGCGGCGGGCCGGTGAGCTCGCCGCCGGGACCGGCGGATCGGTCACCGTGCTGCCCGACGCGGGTGTGGCCGCCGACGGCGCCGACGTGATCGCCACCGACACCTGGGTCTCGATGGGCCAGGACGGCAAGGAGCAGCGGGTCGCCGACCTGGCGCCCTTCCAGGTCAACGCCGAGCTGATGGGCCGGGCGGCCCCCGGCGCGATCGTGCTGCACTGCCTGCCCGCCTACCGGGACCTGGAGATCGCCGCCGACGTCCTCGACGGACCGCAGAGCGTCGTGTGGGACCAGGCGGAGAACCGGCTGCACGCGCAGAAGGCCCTGCTGCACTGGCTGGTCTCGGCGACCCGGCAGGCGGCGGGCGCGGGCGGGCATGACACCCTTGGCATGAGGCCCGAGAACGGGGCCGTCCGATGA